The nucleotide window ctccggctgcacccacccgggccggagggcagggcgcggggggagggggcgctgcgcgggggggctccgcgggctgggcggccgcgcgtctcccggacactaggGCTCTGGCTGCCATCGGGCCGCGGCCGGGACGGAGCTCCCTGCGCTCCCCCGGGGGCCTCGGCGGCGCGGCCCCGCAGCTCCACGCACGCGGCGATGcgggcgcggaggggcgggcgggcgggggcgcgagGCTGCCGCCAGCCGCCCGGAGCCGCTGTCCACTGCTGAAGCGCCGGCCGCCGGCGCCGCGCTGCCGGCCTGGAGCGACTCTGCTAGTACGGGACGCACGGGATGCCCGGGACGCCTCGCTCGCAGCCCGGACCTCCGCAGGCTGGGGTTCTCCTCGCCCGCCGCCGCCTGCTGCACTCGCTCACCCGCTTCGCCCCGGAGCAGGTCTGCCTGCCGGCCGCGCTGCCCCAGCGCCTTCGTCTTCAGTTCTCCGGCCTCCCCGTCGGCCCGCGTGGCGCTGCAGACCCCGGCGGCCAGGCGCTGCGGCTCGGCCTGCGCGGCGGACCGGGCGCGGCGGTGCGGGGCCGCTGCGCTGGGGCTGCGGGACTGCAGGACGTGCTGGCGCTCTCCCGCGGCCCAGTGCTCCCGAAGCGCTTCCTGCGCCTGCGGCACCGGGGGCGCCCGAGCAGCGGCCCCAGCCTTGGccgcgcgcgcccccgccgctCCGGGCGCAGGTGGCCGGCGACGACCGCCGAGGCACCGGGGGCGTCGGGGAGCCCCGCTCGGGGGCTGCCGGACCCGCTCCGCTTTCTCTTCTTCGGAACGCACGGCTTTGGGGATGAGATCCTCTTCACTTTCTTGGGCAGGCAGACGGGCCGACCAGCGGCCACACGTCGCTCTGGTCCTCCTTTCTGTAGGGCAGCTGCAGCTTCGTGGTGGAGAAACTCTACTTCCACCTGCACTG belongs to Canis lupus baileyi chromosome 15, mCanLup2.hap1, whole genome shotgun sequence and includes:
- the LOC140604542 gene encoding transmembrane protein 229A-like, whose translation is MELTREGKSSPYALKNIKYTAPQPGPGPASGVWREALRLPSGPRPGSALPGVPGPRAAGAARVTPGGGFSAPASPADAVPGGGRRGAAGLPRRDPAGLCAEGGAGGGPGEGGRGRAGGEHREAGKGVTARSPLQEPAAEAAGRGGDGVRSGPRLHSSVGRAEGARARPAAPTRGSGCHRAAAGTELPALPRGPRRRGPAAPRTRRCGRGGAGGRGREAAASRPEPLSTAEAPAAGAALPAWSDSASTGRTGCPGRLARSPDLRRLGFSSPAAACCTRSPASPRSRSACRPRCPSAFVFSSPASPSARVALQTPAARRCGSACAADRARRCGAAALGLRDCRTCWRSPAAQCSRSASCACGTGGARAAAPALAARAPAAPGAGGRRRPPRHRGRRGAPLGGCRTRSAFSSSERTALGMRSSSLSWAGRRADQRPHVALVLLSVGQLQLRGGETLLPPALEPRLEHLEAVPVYVTFLYAWELCRGLGLRSCGACSWDYSHYPLNFMGLITLMYLPGWIFLFFFFF